In Motacilla alba alba isolate MOTALB_02 chromosome 2, Motacilla_alba_V1.0_pri, whole genome shotgun sequence, the DNA window TGCAGAGGTGTTAACCATTCACAGTTTACTCAGAAGTTCGATGGAGTACTTTAAGTCGTGTCTTCCGTAGGCACCCTTCGCTGCCGAGCCGATTTCTGTCTCCCTCTCTGAGGCGAGGGCGGAGTTTCCTGTTCAGTTTCAGTTTCTGAAGGCTCGTTGTCTCCCTGCTGGGACCCCGTATCACCTATCAATTCTCTCAGGAATTTGAATTTAGACAGGAACAACTGCCAGACCACATACCAtcctgaaggagaaagaaaaaagatactGCTTAGTTACTTCATAAAAATTGATATTCAGCTCGCCGGCAAAGTGCatcaca includes these proteins:
- the SMIM13 gene encoding small integral membrane protein 13, encoding MWQSIGLTLLVIVATLACVLLFMLCGWYVVWQLFLSKFKFLRELIGDTGSQQGDNEPSETETEQETPPSPQRGRQKSARQRRVPTEDTT